From a region of the Daphnia pulicaria isolate SC F1-1A chromosome 1, SC_F0-13Bv2, whole genome shotgun sequence genome:
- the LOC124320208 gene encoding titin homolog isoform X2 — MAAANDAMVVTCTNNSDYAVICSFFEQFGDKSGLLFPSFHDLQQMLENVEEVSYPLVELHVKLMRKLKKSVNFDRWEKAAAKYAHSYSDQDGWEIERFGYKKLNLAVKLRLLKNLLEAQFDGNIKFKNEINKVTSDELRLQPLGKDIQGRRYWHQLDDDCNLRVYREDLDEETWDLVSSDKESMLKLIGQLSSDNGLQEDEGTSPATSEENSANGQEEDIKVDSENRVEQLTDGPSETKRLKVETVKDPVVPESKQESIVSEAIESPVLLVTGEGNGADCDTGNPGESKGEESCESHNLNSKKEQLDDTSAIDCESNKLKSCAESSEAVITSQLNSELPDSVPDSACHSLTLSSVRDNLKDTSPEEIDNTSSAASNNVKEQPDSEDCPANPSAANSDKEEITLDSPSRKSVSTVENSLINDVEIKKEADLDEKSICLAPEDIKSNSIEQPSTEVEGFPKNQECTKPSEDEAIIKAEHVDKPAEVDVSNPYEPAVPKTTTENSMLTHNQELPKPDFFSVDVKLDPVQLKSAITADSVEFSNDTVSSDQHPSTSYVTDEETVLPPVCLPIIRAELQETKQIVEPVSIPADSTLIQENSSKIDESHPEQRKELKDKCLDDVNYKIAENAITVELEAERSNLSPCESPAKIEVKDEEVLPEIDDSNSLNQRIEPKITSTPELSNDLLKDNQETEISLNTLNSPSATFSASPVPLTSEATHAVSDSPTDCNSPSRSQGKMQCSEDGPAMEDIKKHMDKDEINAIISQPAAESEVAEGFSIPDPTTGYEQSSQMTSASPEVAIKANSAVVPDDEKDTNANKDNSAVLPDVEKDSEAIKANPALVPHVEKDSEVPSCADPINKSVSEEPAVCTDSEPSIEKTNDASTLNSSKAQNEVLDNVEKNEQITPELDVSNPTKESNSTIVEEKLISVQDEIVSNCVQEIPEKEELVEIKDSTNSVNEPNSASLLIAKDYSIPDIPVKNVSTSEETVSTMCEKEGSSDILTAPAKENLITALEEPESDEIPLVLQSTLKAIQSEGISEAEDKKKILAIPAQEDPVSKQPKLETNSVSQKVEVNEIKLVEVLVERLEAKEKIPEASTGVIADQQELANDPILSVSPKNETSMTEPGKFANDRLAENVDIPAPAKDESMSLKLRAEVFPEIIQKNEPLSGDPRDSFCVAEEPMQTEVIPTVGVKELLSVQQEPELNSILPVPHASESKQTNLTEVLTEQNEVIRTMAEILPKIPDAIPADKSAEVIPENESSAEEIEETAKESIFPATVAVKELPLVQQEPKLNSIPPVPHTSELNQTELKEVLTEQLPEKEINPTTAEMLPSIQDAIPSDKISEVNPENELSAEKFEGNTEESILPATVAVKELPLVQQEPELNSIPPVPHSTELNQTELKEVLTEQLPEKEINPTTAEMLPSIQDAIPSDEISEVNPENEPSAEKFEENTEESILPATVAVKELPLVQQEPELNSIPPVPGTSELNQTELKEVLTEQLLGKEIIPATVENLPPIQDAIPSDKISDEPSLEVLERNAKESILPALVPVKELPLVQQEPEVNSILPQASELKQTEFKEVLTEQELVGKEIIPMKEDILPKIEDTVPSDKTSDVIPETEPSSEEIDGNAKESILVEEKQKIPLFTQKDECPAPEVPTNAKLEKSDQTTIEPKITGLDAKEELLPVVQQQLEPIPTPENLNKKLSISLPEEKVENLAVADKLIASPKTSVTDVKEEVSEAKLAMHVKEDQEMMPVSKVLHSNPCELVSKLSTSPETTQSVEAKPPPNETEKSSNLNQLTFDFDASTPVAIILPPSKDQDASAKRRGRKRGRFSLGGNDDSGKENDAQPTVLRQSSRIAKLREKEDEDRRKEEADRLQRLKEEHERREKRRSERDERMKKMEEKQQRRQLKTTNREDVTYKESEDESSSSDEEKNSEEEGRKKKDKKEKRRKGKKKIDRPWDSTDSRSSESDLDALEDLQVEQENEELEFKSDHEFSPESDLDEEAETVQPTKHARTAKAGAVPKKRSRSKKAKVEEEEVIEEEVAGTEEEEEEEEAANCHKCGQSDHPEWILLCDRCDAGWHANCVKPPLLVIPEGNWFCPPCDHATLMERLQERLEAYEFLLQEKEAELERRKEQELEAKLAKEEAEKQAQLEMEEEAQEDDDEDEKNSGVGDLGADGEDVDDEETSDESGEDEEEEEEDSQNESDENLNGRRQRKAAKQANYSFKDFDDMIKSALRDEGDEEEEEGGKGKGKGKGLRSGVDDNSDDGKDKPRSPPGTRPSGIGNKRISTSDDDSDIMPQVTRKKKARKLNDLSATSNEDDSDEDFQGSSAEGSDSEDDDEDASDSGDSFVVDDDSDDDDVIHVRAKKKARAASPIIRRSARSARKRNLRMDSSDTSEEESEYEEKPTKRKRGNESWDSSGESSSDASWGRSKKRSAAKSKAKPVAATPKPKPKPPPRKAPANRGRGRGGRSNKVESDDEPFRSNVSAKKIKEARPVKAQEDDDESDHAQRRTTRGRQISYKELISSGESQDEGGSTVKKMGTLFAADRNKSMAGAVIRGGASRRGGVGRGGVITSGRGSISGGDTTPVPVSVISSRLGAVLKQDDESRLSGSTDTIEFSAAAASAAAAASVYTTGDESLTSNDILTPSIDPDLATLPIILPQEDVASPLIKDELPAAASIPVLSQDLQVSRLIQQMPADVPPPPTLPPDLQINRLINSQSISSSSNSPARQSPGILPQPRLVRDVLDSQTPPPAVQLPPIVVPPLTQPQIIAPSVELPPLYSHGGVIKQTRHSLPPTPPMYSSPHVVKTSDLIASSTPPSVIRPYPTTVTSSSLSPSISGISTPGNPLSIQGLLGTGHGSPGSIPSVPPSSHPIRPYGNTPHMIGHGPFLNHTPYANPYSAAPPSRTSYMGTPVTPTPRQAYPPMYSSSHLPPHSLPLHSPYQHHGPPLRPTSSYQHAGFPQAFAAAAAAAANAEEERRIYRVAAQASRESGADNFDPAPSVGLLTKSGADDPTPAATAVPPESEFGGLVSYFSSQQEDFEES, encoded by the exons CTAAATCTAGCGGTAAAATTAAGATTGCTCAAG AACTTACTTGAAGCCCAGTTCGATGGCaatattaaattcaaaaatgaaatcaataaagTAACAAGTGATGAATTAAGGTTGCAACCTCTTGGCAAGGACATTCAAGGACGCCGCTACTGGCATCAACTTGATGATGACTGTAATTTGAGAGTATACCGTGAAGATCTAGATGAAGAAACATGGGATCTTGTATCAAG TGACAAAGAAAGCATGTTGAAATTAATTGGACAGCTTAGTTCCGACAACGGGCTTCAAGAAGATGAAGGCACATCACCAGCCACATCTGAAGAAAACAGTGCTAATGGCCAAGAGGAAGATATTAAAGTTGATTCTGAAAACAGAGTGGAACAATTGACTGACGGTCCTAGTGAAACAAAGAGGTTAAAAGTTGAAACCGTTAAAGATCCAGTGGTTCCAGAATCAAAACAGGAATCGATTGTTAGCGAAGCCATCGAAAGTCCCGTACTTCTTGTGACAGGTGAAGGAAATGGAGCAGATTGCGATACGGGTAATCCTGGTGAAAGTAAAGGCGAAGAATCATGTGAGTCTCACAATTTAAACagtaaaaaagaacaattagACGATACAAGTGCGATTGACTGCGAGTCCAATAAACTAAAGTCTTGTGCCGAATCAAGTGAAGCGGTGATTACTTCACAACTAAACTCTGAACTCCCCGATTCCGTGCCCGACAGTGCTTGCCACTCTCTGACATTGAGTTCCGTCCGGGataatttgaaagatacgtcccCAGAAGAAATTGATAACACGAGTAGTGCTGCATCAAATAACGTCAAAGAACAACCAGATTCTGAGGATTGTCCTGCAAATCCAAGTGCTGCAAATTCTGATAAGGAAGAAATTACTTTGGATTCACCTTCAAGAAAAAGTGTATCAACAGTGGAAAATTCTCTGATAAATGacgtagaaataaaaaaagaggcagACTTGGATGAGAAATCAATATGTCTTGCTCCTGAGGATATTAAGTCTAACAGTATTGAGCAACCATCTACCGAGGTAGAAGGTTTTCCTAAAAACCAAGAATGCACCAAACCATCAGAAGATGAAGCTATTATAAAGGCAGAACATGTAGACAAACCTGCTGAAGTTGACGTCTCGAATCCTTACGAACCTGCTGTTCCTAAAACTACTACTGAGAATTCCATGTTAACACATAATCAAGAGCTTCCAAAacctgattttttttcagtagATGTGAAACTAGATCCTGTACAACTCAAGTCAGCAATTACAGCGGATTCTGTCGAATTTTCCAATGATACTGTTTCCAGTGATCAACATCCATCAACCTCCTATGTCACTGACGAAGAAACTGTGTTGCCTCCGGTGTGTTTGCCAATTATTCGGGCGGAATTACAAGAAACGAAGCAAATCGTCGAACCTGTTTCGATACCGGCTGATTCTACTTTAATACAAGAGAATTCATCTAAAATTGACGAATCTCATCCAGAACAAAGGAAAGAACTTAAAGACAAATGTTTAGACGATGTAAATTATAAAATAGCGGAAAATGCGATTACTGTCGAATTGGAGGCAGAACGAAGTAATCTATCGCCATGTGAATCTCCCGCCAAAATTGAAGTTAAGGACGAGGAAGTATTGCCGGAGATCGATGATTCCAACTCTCTTAACCAAAGAATTGAACCGAAAATCACCTCAACGCCCGAGCTGAGTAATGACTTGCTAAAAGACAACCAAGAGACAGAAATTAGTTTGAATACCCTTAATTCGCCTAGTGCAACATTTTCAGCATCCCCCGTCCCCTTAACATCGGAAGCAACTCATGCTGTTTCAGATTCTCCAACGGACTGTAATTCGCCGTCTAGATCACAAGGGAAAATGCAATGTTCTGAAGATGGTCCTGCCATGGAAGACATCAAGAAGCATATGGATAAAGATGAAATTAACGCAATAATCTCTCAGCCTGCTGCTGAAAGTGAAGTGGCAGAAGGATTCAGTATTCCTGATCCTACCACTGGTTATGAGCAGTCTTCCCAAATGACTAGTGCTTCTCCAGAAGTGGCCATTAAAGCTAATTCTGCTGTAGTACccgatgatgagaaagacacTAATGCCAACAAAGACAATTCTGCTGTATTACCCGATGTTGAGAAAGACTCCGAGGCCATTAAAGCAAATCCTGCTTTAGTACCCCATGTTGAGAAAGACTCGGAGGTACCGTCTTGTGCTGATCCCATCAACAAAAGTGTTTCTGAAGAGCCTGCTGTGTGTACAGACTCAGAGCCTTCAATAGAAAAAACTAACGATGCGTCGACTCTTAATTCATCCAAGGCCCAGAATGAAGTTCTAGATAATGTTGAAAAAAACGAACAGATCACACCGGAACTCGATGTATCTAATCCAACCAAGGAAAGCAATTCTACAATTGTAGAAGAGAAGCTGATTTCAGTCCAGGATGAAATTGTATCAAATTGTGTACAAGAGAttccagaaaaagaagaactagTGGAAATTAAAGACTCAACTAATTCTGTAAATGAACCAAATTCAGCCTCACTACTTATCGCAAAAGACTACTCAATTCCAGATATACCGGTGAAGAACGTGAGTACAAGTGAAGAAACAGTGTCGACAATGTGCGAAAAAGAAGGTTCTTCAGACATTTTAACAGCTCCTGCAAAAGAGAATTTAATTACAGCTCTTGAAGAACCTGAATCAGACGAAATTCCGTTGGTTTTACAGAGCACACTGAAAGCGATACAATCCGAGGGAATTTCAGAAGCGgaagataagaagaaaattctCGCAATCCCAGCTCAAGAAGATCCAGTTTCAAAGCAACCCAAACTTGAAACTAATTCGGTTTCGCAGAAGGTGGAAGTAAACGAAATAAAACTTGTAGAAGTTTTGGTGGAACGTCTTGAAGCTAAAGAGAAAATCCCAGAAGCTTCTACTGGAGTGATTGCGGATCAACAAGAACTTGCAAACGATCCAATTCTGTCTGTTTCGCCAAAAAACGAAACTAGCATGACAGAACCCGGGAAATTTGCAAATGATCGGCTGGCGGAAAACGTCGATATTCCAGCACCTGCAAAGGATGAATCGATGTCATTGAAATTACGAGCTGAAGTTTTTCCTGAGATTATACAGAAGAACGAACCTCTATCAGGGGATCCTAGAGATAGCTTCTGTGTTGCTGAAGAGCCCATGCAAACGGAAGTTATTCCAACAGTTGGTGTAAAGGAATTGCTTTCAGTTCAACAAGAACCTGAATTAAACTCAATTCTTCCAGTTCCTCATGCAAGTGAATCGAAGCAAACAAATCTTACAGAAGTTTTGACGGAACAAAACGAAGTAATTCGAACGATGGCTGAAATTTTACCTAAAATACCGGATGCAATACCCGCAGATAAAAGTGCAGAAGTGATTCCAGAAAATGAATCCTCAGCGGAGGAGATTGAAGAAACTGCCAAGGAATCCATTTTTCCTGCTACAGTTGCTGTAAAAGAATTGCCTTTAGTTCAACAAGAACCTAAATTAAACTCAATTCCTCCGGTTCCGCATACAAGTGAGTTGAATCAGACGGAGCTTAAAGAAGTTTTGACGGAACAACTgccggaaaaagaaataaatccaACCACCGCTGAAATGTTGCCAAGCATACAAGATGCAATTCCCTCCGACAAAATTTCTGAGGTTAATCCTGAAAATGAACTCTCTGCGGAGAAGTTTGAAGGGAATACCGAGGAATCCATTTTGCCTGCTACTGTTGCTGTGAAGGAATTGCCTTTAGTTCAACAAGAACCTGAATTAAACTCAATTCCTCCGGTTCCGCATTCAACTGAGTTGAATCAGACGGAGCTTAAAGAAGTTTTGACGGAACAACTgccggaaaaagaaataaatccaACCACCGCTGAAATGTTGCCAAGCATACAAGATGCAATTCCCTCCGACGAAATTTCTGAGGTTAATCCTGAAAATGAACCCTCTGCGGAGAAGTTTGAAGAAAATACCGAGGAATCCATTTTGCCTGCTACTGTTGCTGTGAAGGAATTGCCTTTAGTTCAACAGGAACCtgaattaaattcaattcctcCGGTTCCGGGTACAAGTGAGTTGAATCAGACAGAACTCAAAGAAGTTTTGACGGAACAGTTGCTGGGAAAAGAAATCATTCCGGCGACAGTTGAAAATTTGCCGCCAATTCAAGATGCAATTCCGTCAGACAAAATTTCCGATGAACCCTCATTGGAAGTGCTTGAAAGGAATGCCAAGGAATCCATTTTGCCCGCTCTAGTTCCTGTAAAGGAGTTGCCTTTAGTTCAACAAGAACCTGAAGTCAACTCAATTCTTCCGCAAGCAAGTGAATTGAAGCAGACAGAGTTTAAAGAAGTTTTGACGGAACAGGAACTggtgggaaaagaaataattccgATGAAAGAAGATATTTTGCCTAAAATAGAAGATACAGTTCCGTCAGACAAAACTTCTGATGTCATTCCTGAAACTGAACCCTCATCAGAGGAGATTGATGGTAATGCCAAGGAATCCATCTTGGTcgaagaaaagcaaaaaattcctttatttACTCAGAAGGACGAGTGTCCCGCTCCGGAGGTTCCAACAAATGCAAAACTTGAGAAAAGTGACCAGACTACGATTGAACCTAAAATCACTGGCCTAGATGCTAAGGAAGAGTTGCTTCCAGTGGTCCAACAACAACTTGAACCTATCCCCACTCCAGaaaatttaaacaagaaactttCAATTTCGTTACCAGAAGAAAAGGTTGAGAATCTAGCGGTAGCCGACAAATTAATAGCAAGCCCCAAGACTTCAGTGACCGATGTAAAGGAAGAAGTTTCAGAAGCTAAACTCGCAATGCATGTGAAGGAAGACCAAGAAATGATGCCCGTGTCCAAAGTTCTTCATTCAAATCCTTGCGAACTAGTGTCCAAATTATCTACGTCTCCCGAGACGACACAAAGTGTTGAAGCGAAGCCACCGCCAAACGAAACCGAAAAATCTTCTAATTTGAATCAATTGACGTTTGACTTCGATGCCTCAACTCCGGTAGCAATAATTTTACCACCTTCGAAGGATCAAGATGCCTCTGCAAAGCGTCGTGGTCGGAAACGAGGGAGGTTCAGTCTTGGAGGTAACGACGACAGCGGAAAAGAGAACGACGCACAGCCGACTGTTTTGCGACAAAGTTCACGGATTGCCAAATTacgagagaaagaagatgaagaccgGAGGAAAGAGGAAGCGGATCGATTGCAACGGTTAAAAGAAGAACACGAACGTCGTGAGAAAAGAAGATCGGAACGCGACGAGCGAATGAAGAAGATGGAAGAGAAACAACAGCGTCGTCAATTGAAAACTACCAACAGAGAAGACGTg ACGTACAAGGAGAGCGAAGATGAATCTTCTAGTTCAGATGAGGAAAAGAATTCTGAAGAGGAAGGTcgtaagaaaaaagacaagaaagaaaagcgaaggaaagggaagaagaagattgatcGACCTTGGGATTCCACAGATTCGAG AAGCAGTGAAAGTGATTTAGATGCCTTGGAAGACCTACAGGTCGAACAGGAGAACGAAGAGCTTGAATTCAAATCCGATCACGAATTCTCACCTGAATCAGACTTGGATGAAGAAGCAGAAACTGTTCAGCCAACCAAACACGCTAGGACAGCGAAAGCTG GTGCTGTTCCCAAAAAGAGAAGCAGATCGAAGAAGGCTAAggtggaggaagaagaagtgatagaagaagaagtcgccGGAacggaggaagaagaggaagaagaggaggctGCCAATTGTCACAAATGTGGGCAATCTGATCATCCCGAATGGATTTTGCTCTGCGATCGTTGCGATGCTGGTTGGCACGCCAACTGCGTCAAACCACCGCTACTGGTCATTCCCGAAGGCAACTGGTTTTGCCCGCCTTGCGATCAC GCAACCTTGATGGAGCGTTTGCAAGAAAGACTAGAAGCCTACGAATTCTTGTTGCAAGAGAAGGAAGCAGAACTTGAGCGGAGGAAAGAACAGGAGTTGGAGGCCAAACTGGCCAAAGAAGAAGCGGAGAAACAGGCGCAGctagaaatggaagaagaagctcaggaagacgacgacgaagatgaAAAGAATAGCGGCGTCGGAGATTTGGGTGCCGATGGCGAGGATGTGGATGACGAAGAAACGTCCGACGAGAGTggcgaagatgaagaagaagaggaagaagacagCCAGAACGAGAGTGATGAAAATCTCAACGGAAGGAGACAGCGTAAGGCCGCCAAGCAGGCCAACTATTCATTCAAGGATTTTGATGATATGATCAAATCCGCTTTGAGG GACGAAGGtgacgaggaagaagaagaaggtggcaAGGGCAAAGGCAAAGGCAAAGGTTTGAGATCCGGCGTCGATGATAATAGCGACGACGGCAAGGATAAGCCTCGATCCCCACCGGGCACCCGTCCGTCAGGCATCGGCAATAAACGAATCTCGACCAGCGACGACGATAGCGACATTATGCCGCAAGTGACACGCAAGAAGAAGGCCCGCAAACTGAACGACTTGAGCGCCACGAGCAATGAAGACGATTCGGATGAAGATTTCCAGGGCTCGTCCGCCGAGGGCTCAGACAGTGAAGATGACGATGAAGATGCCAGTGACAGCGGTGACAGCTTTGTGGTCGACGATGATagtgacgacgacgatgtcATCCACGTCAGGGCTAAAAAGAAGGCCAGAGCAGCGTCTCCCATTATCCGGCGCTCGGCAAGAAGCGCCCGCAAAAGGAATTTAAGAA TGGATAGCAGCGATACGAGTGAGGAAGAGAGCGAGTACGAAGAGAAACCTACCAAACGGAAACGAGGCAATGAATCTTGGGACTCATCCGGAGAGTCGAGCAGTGACGCCTCCTGGGGCAGATCGAAAAAGCGGAG TGCGGCCAAAAGTAAAGCGAAACCGGTGGCAGCCACCCCTAAACCCAAGCCCAAACCACCGCCGCGTAAAGCGCCCGCCAATCGAGGCAGAGGCCGTGGAGGACGATCCAACAAAGTCGAGTCGGACGACGAACCCTTCCGCTCGAATGTCAGCGCGAAGAAGATCAAG GAAGCGCGGCCGGTGAAGGCCcaggaagacgacgacgaaagcGACCACGCCCAGCGACGCACTACTCGCGGACGGCAGATCAGTTATAAAGAGTTAATCAGTTCCGGTGAGAGCCAGGACGAAGGTGGCAGTACCGTGAAAAAAATGGGCACGCTATTTGCAGCTGACCGGAACAAAAGCATGGCCGGCGCAGTCATTAGAGGAGGAGCCAGCCGAAGAGGGGGAGTAGGTCGTGGAGGAGTCATAACGTCGGGTCGTGGCAGTATCTCTGGCGGTGATACTACACCTGTGCCTGTCAGTGTCATCTCCTCACGGTTGGGCGCCGTTCTCAAACAAGATGATGAGTCTCGACTCTCCGGATCGACCGATACAATCGAATTCAGTGCTGCCGCTGCCTccgctgcagctgctgcttcCGTTTACACGACCGGAGACGAGAGTCTCACCTCCAATGACATTCTGACGCCGAGTATAGATCCCGATTTGGCCACCTTGCCTATTATTCTACCTCAGGAAGACGTTGCCAGTCCTTTGATCAAAGACGAGCTTCCAGCCGCCGCCTCCATCCCTGTTTTGTCGCAAGACCTTCAA GTCTCGAGATTGATTCAACAGATGCCAGCAGATGTTCCGCCGCCGCCAACGTTACCCCCCGACTTGCAAATCAACCGCCTGATCAATTCTCAATCCATTtcgagcagcagcaacagtccGGCGAGGCAAAGTCCAGGAATTCTTCCGCAGCCGAGGCTCGTTCGAGACGTTTTGGACAGCCAAACACCACCACCTGCCGTCCAGTTGCCTCCGATAGTGGTGCCGCCGCTCACTCAGCCGCAAATCATCGCACCCAGCGTCGAGTTGCCGCCACTCTACAGCCATGGCGGAGTCATCAAGCAGACGCGACATTCTCTGCCGCCAACGCCGCCAATGTATTCCAGTCCTCACGTCGTCAAAACGAGCGATTTGATTGCGTCTTCGACTCCACCGTCTGTCATTCGGCCTTATCCGACGACTGTGACGTCGTCGTCATTGAGCCCAAGCATCAGCGGAATCTCAACACCTGGTAACCCTCTCAGTATTCAAGGACTCCTGGGCACAGGTCACGGCTCTCCCGGCTCGATCCCTTCGGTTCCGCCGTCTTCGCATCCCATCCGGCCGTACGGCAATACGCCTCATATGATAGGCCACGGACCTTTCCTCAATCACACGCCTTATGCGAATCCTTACAGTGCGGCGCCGCCTTCCAGGACCAGCTATATGGGCACGCCGGTTACGCCCACTCCTCGCCAGGCCTACCCGCCCATGTACTCGTCATCACACCTGCCACCGCACAGCCTGCCTCTGCATTCGCCCTATCAACACCACGGCCCACCTTTGAGGCCGACGTCCAGCTACCAGCACGCGGGATTCCCGCAGGCCtttgccgccgccgctgcagcGGCCGCCAATGCGGAAGAGGAGCGTAGAATTTACAG AGTGGCAGCTCAGGCGTCTCGGGAATCTGGGGCTGACAATTTCGATCCGGCGCCTAGCGTCGGGCTGTTGACTAAAAGCGGCGCCGACGACCCTACTCCCGCCGCCACCGCAGTGCCTCCTGAAAGCGAATTTGGTGGACTGGTGTCGTACTTTTCAAGCCAGCAAGAAGATTTCGAAGAATCTTGA